A genomic stretch from Etheostoma spectabile isolate EspeVRDwgs_2016 unplaced genomic scaffold, UIUC_Espe_1.0 scaffold00011010, whole genome shotgun sequence includes:
- the mecp2 gene encoding LOW QUALITY PROTEIN: methyl-CpG-binding protein 2 (The sequence of the model RefSeq protein was modified relative to this genomic sequence to represent the inferred CDS: inserted 1 base in 1 codon; added 195 bases not found in genome assembly) — translation MAAVESGEERLEEGEEGAVDPQHPPRERDRSNSKTKKARRRHGDRGAEPPAAALQQQAGAEPQSQAVEPAVAGPSEPGSESAAGSESAGSPRQRRSVIRDRGPLYDDPSLPEGWTRKLKQRKSGRSAGKFDVYLINSEGKAFRSKVELIAYFQKVGDTTTDPNDFDFTVTGRGSPSRREKHPPKKAKVVKPSGRGRGRPKGSGKMQQATEGVAMKRVVEKXSGKLLVKMPFGKAESSPGPASTATKVASPVPKSRPGRKRKSEQELPAPPQTTPKKRGRKPASASAASPVATAPTSAPSTSGGSAAASYAAAAILAAEAKRRAAKESSAKLVVQETALPIKKRKTRETVEEREVAPTPPATTAETERRVAAEAEPGKAEEAPPSEPQPAPSERSQSQTQKQPPASDESQPHGHKAHKGRKHKEKSGLAAGDGRSRGQEVGEDVGDKGAEGGRSSSSSSSSISTSKSHKRKERPPHKHHHHHHHHRHHRHQHSSALDPPPPPPPPSPPPAASGPPAPPSQSRPDVKPQTVPQLTAQHPQQAPPKPLSQSTSESRHPPPPPRAPPHPPPPPRSQQHPQSPSQPQAKPRYPASQPSPTRHVLPSRGPNNPPLPPPPPHPPQTHSHTQASLHQTQPQHAPPQSPSILHVHPPQARHPHPQTQSPAVLQPQTQPKYPPQHQVQLRHQSQPHPRQSQPPQLHPQARTAAQLQTQLQPRTAPQTPPQAQYRIPVQPQPQSRSPAQTQPPPQSRNAAQALTRPPSRAAVPPHLQPRDPAQPQPQMRPPSQQHHPQTQYRQQPRQSASQPRPPQSQAQPHHPHFQRVQAHPRPQLGRPHVNVQHPSSHRPSPATRTNLVTVQPNQSEQPQDLSTTRPGRGGVPPGRELGVEGVWAEGRREPAAAAATSESREGLTGERGSNSNSRPPSAAASAPRGQPAPGAGSFPGPGSGRSRTRRGRAGAQRHRPAVRRPLSQPGGNSRVTDCRQREGELIGRRDEPADWSVDRRSVTGLFTEVNESLDGWMALAGRSQLHLRLTPSGDSVKVAPRDSWRREDG, via the exons GCGGTGGAGCCGGCGGTGGCGGGCCCCTCGGAGCCGGGCTCGGAGTCGGCGGCCGGCAGCGAGTCGGCGGGTTCTCCCCGGCAGCGGCGCTCCGTGATCCGGGACCGCGGGCCGCTGTACGACGACCCGTCGCTGCCCGAGGGCTGGACCCGCAAACTCAAGCAGAGGAAGTCCGGCCGCTCGGCGGGCAAGTTTGACGTCTACTTGATCAA CTCGGAGGGGAAAGCGTTCCGGTCCAAGGTGGAGCTCATCGCCTACTTCCAGAAGGTCGGCGACACGACCACCGACCCTAACGACTTTGATTTCACCGTCACCGGGCGCGGGAGCCCCTCCCGCCGCGAGAAGCACCCCCCCAAGAAAGCCAAGGTGGTGAAACCCTCGGGGCGCGGCCGGGGGCGGCCCAAAG gcagtGGAAAGATGCAGCAGGCTACCGAGGGCGTGGCCATGAAACGTGTGGTTGAGA ACTCCGGCAAACTGCTGGTCAAGATGCCCTTTGGCAAGGCAGAGTCCTCCCCCGGCCCCGCCTCCACCGCCACAAAG GTGGCGTCTCCGGTTCCCAAGTCCCGTCCCGGGAGAAAGAGGAAATCCGAACAGGAACTCCCGGCCCCGCCTCAGACCACCCCTAAGAAACGGGGCAGGAAACCAGCCTCGGCCTCTGCGGCGTCACCGGTTGCCACGGCACCCACCTCCGCTCCATCGACCTCCGGCGGCTCGGCGGCCGCCAGCTACGCCGCGGCCGCCATCTTGGCCGCGGAAGCCAAGCGGCGCGCGGCCAAGGAGTCGTCGGCCAAGCTGGTGGTCCAGGAAACAGCCCTGCCGATCAAGAAACGCAAGACGAGAGAGACCGTGGAGGAGCGGGAGGTCGCCCCGACCCCGCCCGCCACGACGGCCGAGACCGAGAGACGCGTGGCCGCGGAGGCGGAGCCGGGTAAGGCGGAGGAAGCTCCGCCCTCGGAGCCTCAGCCCGCGCCGTCTGAGAGGAGCCAATCACAGACCCAGAAGCAGCCGCCTGCTTCGGACGAAAGCCAACCGCACGGACACAAGGCGCACAAAGGCCGGAAGCACAAGGAGAAATCGGGACTAGCCGCCGGGGACGGACGGAGCCGAGGACAGGAAGTCGGGGAGGACGTCGGAGACAAGGGAGCGGAGGGGGGAcgaagtagcagcagcagcagcagtagcattAGCACGTCAAAAAGCCACAAAAGGAAGGAGCGGCCGCCTcacaaacaccaccaccaccaccaccaccaccgccacCATCGCCACCAACATTCCTCAGCGTTGgaccctcctcccccccctccccccccttctccccccccTGCGGCCTCTGGACCCCCAGCCCCCCCTAGCCAGTCCAGACCGGACGTCAAGCCGCAGACTGTGCCTCAGCTCACCGCCCAGCACCCCCAGCAAGCTCCTCCCAAACCGCTATCCCAGTCCACGTCTGAATCCCGGCATCCACCCCCTCCGCCACGcgccccaccccaccccccgcCCCCGCCCCGTTCCCAGCAGCATCCCCAGTCCCCCAGCCAGCCCCAGGCCAAGCCTCGATACCCAGCGTCCCAGCCCTCTCCTACCAGGCATGTCTTGCCCAGCCGCGGTCCCAACAACCCcccactaccaccaccaccaccacacccccCCCAAACCCACAGTCACACCCAGGCCTCCCTCCACCAAACCCAGCCTCAGCATGCTCCACCTCAGTCCCCGTCCATCCTGCACGTTCATCCGCCCCAAGCAAGGCATCCACATCCGCAAACCCAGTCCCCCGCGGTACTCCAACCTCAAACCCAGCCCAAGTACCCACCTCAGCACCAGGTCCAGCTCAGACACCAGTCTCAACCCCACCCGCGCCAGTCACAGCCGCCTCAGCTCCACCCACAGGCCAGGACCGCAGCCCAGCTTCAGACTCAACTGCAGCCCAGAACCGCACCCCAAACGCCGCCTCAAGCCCAATACAGAATCCCAGTGCAACCTCAGCCACAGTCCAGATCCCCCGCCCAAACGCAGCCTCCACCCCAGTCCAGAAACGCGGCCCAAGCTCTGACTCGGCCCCCGTCCAGGGCCGCAGTCCCACCTCACCTGCAGCCCCGGGATCCAGCGCAGCCCCAACCCCAGATGAGACCCCCATCTCAGCAGCACCATCCCCAGACTCAATACAGACAACAGCCCAGACAGTCCGCCTCGCAGCCAAGGCCGCCGCAGTCCCAAGCACAACCGCACCACCCACACTTTCAGCGGGTCCAAGCGCACCCCCGTCCCCAGCTCGGCAGGCCCCACGTTAACGTGCAGCACCCCTCGTCGCACCGACCGTCCCCAGCGACCAGGACCAACCTGGTCACCGTGCAGCCGAACCAGAGCGAGCAGCCCCAAGATCTGAGCACCACGCGGCCCGGCCGGGGGGGCGTGCCGCCGGGCCGAGAGCTCGGCGTGGAGGGCGTGTGGgcggaggggaggagggagccCGCAGCCGCCGCCGCGACGTCGGAAAGCAGAGAGGGTTTAACCGGAGAAAGGGGGTCCAACAGCAACTCGAGGCCTCCCAGCGCCGCGGCTTCGGCGCCCCGGGGGCAGCCGGCGCCGGGGGCGGGCTCGTTCCCGGGGCCAGGCTCCGGGCGGAGCCGGACGCGGCGGGGGAGGGCCGGAGCTCAGAGACATCGTCCCGCAGTCCGCCGTCCCCTGTCCCAGCCGGGAGGAAACAGTAGAGTCACGGACTGCCGTCAGCGAGAGGGTGAGCTGATTGGTCGGCGCGACGAGCCGGCGGATTGGTCGGTAGACCGGCGGAGCGTGACCGGGCTGTTCACCGAGGTTAACGAGTCGCTCGATGGATGGATGGCGCTGGCGGGACGGTCGCAGCTTCACCTCCGTCTCACTCCGTCTGGAGACTCTGTAAAAGTGGCGCCGAGGGACAGCTGGAGACGAGAGGACGgatag